The genomic stretch GGTGTTTGCAAACAGGGAGAAATCATTCACCGGCCTTCCACCAATGACCCTAGTTGGCCTCAATTGTTTGGTGTCGCATTTAACGTGGATGAGGAAGTTGCAACCTTGCCATCAATATCAATACAAATTACTAAAACAGGGATGTATAACTTGTACTTCATTCACTGTGATTTGGATCTTAAAGATTTGGTTGTAGAGGGGAAAACAATATGGAAGAATCCTACTGGCTATTTGCCTGGAAGAATGGCACCACTAATGAATTTCTATGGGTTTATGTCCCTTGGTTTTGTGATACTTGGAATTTTCTGGTTCTCTCAGTATGCCAGATTTTGGAGAGAAGTTTTTACCCTGCAGAACTGCATTACACTAGTGATTACATTGGGTATGTTTGAGATGGCTCTTTGGTATTTTGAGTATGCTGAATTCAATGAGACTGGGATCAGGCCGATGGGAATCACTGTATGGGCAGTCACCTTTGGTACTGTTAAACGTACAGTTGCTCGCCTTATCATTCTTATGGTTTCCATGGGCTATGGTGTTGTGAGGCCTACCTTAGGTGGTCTTACATCAAAGGTTATTATGCTTGGAGTGACCTTCTTCGTGGCATCTGAAGTGCTTGAACTGGTGGAACATGTAGGTGCAGTTAGTGATCTCTCCGGACAGGCAAGACTGTTTCTGTTTCTTCCTGTGGCAATCTTGGATGCTTTCTTCATTCTTTGGATATTTACGTCCCTCTCTGCAACTTTAAATAAACTACAGGTACTTAAGTTCCATTCTTAGTTGTGTGCAGTCCATAACAATCTTCTTATAGTTTAATATGTGATATCTTTTCCTCATCAGTACTTTAACACTTACAAGCATTACGTATAATTGaatgatatgatatttgagTGTCAGTGTTTACAAGTCCATTTTCTATTTAATATGTTCAGGACCTGATGAGTAAACTTTGTGactttttttatgtttaggCCATTTAGAGAGAATTAGGTGGATAAACTTGGCTCCTTGTTGTGCCAAATccagttttatatatatatttggtggTTGTGTATTTGGATAGCTGATAACGATATACAAACTGTAAAAGAAGAGCTAGGTGATAATATTATTCTCTCTCTGTTGTGATGTGACAGGCTAGACGAATGATGGTTAAGCTGGATATTTACCAGAAGTTCACGAACGCTTTGGCAGTAACTGTCATAGTGTCCGTTGGTTGGATATGCTATGAGGTAATGCAAATTATGGACTAAGTTTGATCTGATTTTTCTATGTTGCTTTATGGTTTGCTTCACATTGTCACCTCATTCATATTCTTTCAACTCTCTGATTGCAGCTCTATTTCAAGTCAAATGATGTTTACAATGAGCATTGGCAGAATGCCTGGATCATCCCAGCCTTCTGGCAAGTcctatctttttctctcttatgtGTCATCTGTGCTCTTTGGGCACCCTCTCAAAATTCAATGCGGTACGAAACCTGTTGCTTGCCCCTATGCTTCTTTGAGTTCCCTCTCTTATGTTTCATCTGTGCATTTTTAGACAGCCCTAGGACTCACTATATGCCTTCTTTAATATTAACCTGCTGCACTCTTATTTATCTTAAACAGGTATGCTTATACTGAAGACTCAAAGGAAGATTTTGAGAAGGATGAGACTAATTTGACTCTCATAAAACCTTCTCCAATGCCTTCAAAAGATGTTAGAAATGCACCTGAACCTAGAATGGTTCAAAGCAACAATGGAACACTGAATGGTGATTTGGAAGAAGACAAGACAGAGTAAAGAAAATTTAGCCATGATGTAACATGGGTTCAATTGTTTGATTCCTAGACTGCTGCTTGTTACTTTGTAAAAGCTTCCAACTCCCTTCTGAATCTACAAGCTGAAGTCCACTGCAGGTCGCAATACAGCCAGGTTACCTTTGAAGGAAACTGCTGACTATTATTTTCTGTTTCACAGTACAAATATAGCTTGTTACCAGTTGCTTCTATCGTCGATGCTGTTTAATGTAATCAGATTTAATGAGTTCTTTGAACATCCTTGTTGCATTTATAttctaaactatttttattaccaatgacTTTCTGGGTTACTTTGACTTGGCAGTATCCACAGCAGTTCCAAATATGCTTCAATTCTGACCATTGATGAATCATTCCTTTAGGGCAAGATTGAGACTTGATTTTGAGTACTTTGTGTGTCCACTTTGGACAGTGGCAAAAGTTCTTCAGATTGGAGGTGAATTGGCAGAGTACTGCCAGAGAAAAACATAAACACAAGGTTAAGTATGACTTGCAGTTAAAAGTATATGATTGGTTATCCACAAAAATCAATGTTTAAGAAAAAATGTAAGGAAAATATGATCTTTTGGAAATGTTTACCTTCTTGAATTCAACATCAATGGACCCACCAATTGGAAATTGTTCCTGGTAAAAAGAGTAACCAGTTCATCAAAAAGTAATGCTGTAGGCCACAAAGCAAAAAGTAAACCTAAATGATCTTTTGCTTTTTGATTCATTTGGCTATTCATGTGCACGATCAATAAGCAGAATAATTATTAGATTCCCAGTTGGTCACTTTGGTAATGGACCGTTCCAGAATTGATAAAGCCAACCAGATACCTCATTTAAAGCCCCTCAATCATATTGATTGGtaagataaattatatgtatttttgaaCTCGTGATCTTAAAGACTGCATATCTTCAGGCAGACCAATTCCATATTTACTTTTTGTTCTAGACCAATCTTGAAGTCCTTGAGTCTATTTTATCATGCGGTTGGCCAAATTGGACGCAGAAAATTTCTAGGCAGCCAACGTTTAAGGAAGAATTTGAAGCCTGATGTTATATATATCAGTGACTACTTAAAAAAACTGAGACTCTAAAAAAGGGTTTTTAATTTGCTTGCCAGGTAAACAAAATATGAGCATAAAAATCTGTCTACATCATCCATTTTTGAAGCACCTAAACATAGATTTGAACCACATATACGGAAAAGCTGTTAAGACCTAACATTCTCCATTGCGGATTAATGCAGTCAACTGTTTTCTCCACAAGTTGGTTAGCAACCTCTCAGTTTCTTTAGGATTCTTCCTATTCCTAGATATTCTTTTCCTTGAATTACGCTCCTAATATTGGGAGTTACTGACATCATTGACTGAAAGAAGAAACTTTTAAAGATCATGATCAGGAAAAATATCCAACAAAAAGGATTATATTCACGGTTTACTCCTGTTGATGTTGAGTCTATGACAAGAACTTTGCGAGTAAACAGAAACATCCCACAAATAGGTTATTTCTTCATCAAATATCAAGGAACTAAGAACTGCCCCACAATGCTTGGTCCCTTCTAATCACACGCAAGAACATCCAAGAAGCTTCAAAACTTACCACAACATATACATTTAAtcaagaacaagaaaataatatggtttaaagaaaagaaataattcTTCCTCATATCATAGATAGTTTGAGAACACACTTGAAATTCAACAGCAACCATATgaacaaattgaaattaaaaaaactaaaatgtggTAACAAAACAATTTTAGGGCATAAAATGCAGAAGCATTCAGGTTGAGAGACCTGGCTTTTCTGGAGAGCTAAACCTTATCTTCCCAAAGAATTGATTCATTCTAACAGCTGGAAATTTAATCAATGACGCTTAGAGAAATGGAGAGCATGTGTCACCCCAGACTGACCAGTATCACATCACCTTAATACTCCACAAAGAATATAAAGAATGTGTCCTAGATTCTAACGTGGCAAAACTCACTTCATTCCTTCACTGAAATCTCCTCCTTAAGTGCTGGGATACAGGGTACCCCTCAAAGAAATCCAAGACAGCAGTCTCCAAGTCCTCAACCGAATACTTTATGTAATTCTCTGGATGTTTTCCACTCTCAATATGGATCCTGAACCTGCCAAGAAATGACCTATAAGCTGGAATCAACTTCTCAGATATAGATATCCTCAGCTCCTCCCTAAGCTGAGAATCCGGTACCAACCACATTGCTTGAGTCCTATGAACCTCCTCAAACATAGCATTGAAGGTCTTGAACCTCTCTCTCAAAGCACTCTTTGAGACTCCCGATGAAAATCCCCCACTTACATGGAGACCCTCATCTCTCAAGCAATGCAAAATCTTCACCCAAGTTGCTCTCTGGTAATTAGTCGCGGCCTGCCTGAACTTCCCAGTCATCTTCTTCAAATAATCATCACCAATCATTTCCCTCAATTCAGGTGAGCCCTTTATTTTTTGAACAATATAGTGAACATTGTTCATCATAAACAAATGTGGTAAAGATGTATCTTTGTAATGGCTGGATTTACTCTCCAAATTAAATTGCAGAATCACAATTATCCATATCAAATGAAGTGCTAATGGAGTCTTCTCCTCCAATTCAGAAAAATCCATATCCGGGGTCGTTGGATCACCCGAATATCTAGAGCCAGTCGATGGTTTTGACATTATAAGCTCAATCAAAGTCTGCTTATAATCAGAAATCAAACTGATATAATTCATCACATACCTAGTCAATGGATGAATAGTCCCTCCAGGCACTGGAACCCTTGATGGCTCCCTCAATACAGCATTCTCAAACTCAGATAAAATCCCTCTTGCAGCTTCAGCCAATCTCGAAAGAATCTCCGTAGCCTGCACTCGAATTGAATCAgaagattttgaataaaaaacaacCTCTATATCAGGTAACAACTCCTCCAAAGCATCATGTAAATCCAATATCTTGAATAACTTCTCAGGTGATCTCTTGCTTATACTTATAGCCTCAGCAAAATTAAACAACTGAATAGCAGGCCCCTTCACTGTCTCCATAAAACAAGAATCATCAATAGATGTTCCGACCCCTTCAAAGATTTGCTCACACAACCTTTTCTCACTTGCAAACAACACCCTCACACAAACTTTAGCCGCCCTAATCCATTTCCTTATCTTTGTCTCAACTGTATCCCACTCAAGTCTTTGAATATCTCCAATACTCAACTTCTCAACTCCTAATCTCTTGAAACTTGCATCCACTGCTGACTTTCTCACACTTCCGTACACCTGAATACACTCTCTTAGATACCCTGCAGCAATCATTCTTTGAGCAATCGACTTCAGATCCTCAATAATTTCCACTGGTATCAGATCTATCTCCCTTATACAGCTTGTTGACCTGTAACTAGATGAAGCAACACTAGTACTTGACTCACTGTGCTTCAGAGCAACATCTTGTTCTTGATCAAATTGATCATCTTGACCTTCAGTGAGTACTTCGCTATCAGTTCTTAAAAACCTGGAAGAACTGGAATCAGCTGAAAGAGACTCAACATCCAAAGCATGAATGTTAACAAGTAAAATATTTCTAAACTCATCTTCAAGTCTAGCCATGGCGATCTGAAGAGCAGAGTTGACTTTTGTTTCAGCATCATCAGAGATACCTGTGGATGATATTGACCGTTGGATTTCATCCACAGCTTGTAAGTACCGATCCACTTCACATCTATCACCTTCAAAAATCATCTTCTCCTTTGCTTCTTCCGAGGCTGTTGAATCCCATTTCAGAATAATCTTCTCAGCTGATTCAAAACCTGTGTCTTCAGCACAACTTTCCGGTGGTTCCATAGCTTTGGATCAAGTAAAAGATCAAACCTTTAAGCTATTCTCAGGTGGGGTGTTGCAGAAACTTTCAATAAAGCTAATCTTGATGATTTTTCCTTGATGGGTTGATGAAGAAAACTTGGGTAAAgccaaaaagattaaattttttccaagatcaaaaaaggaaaacaaaattaaataaactgaAAAAGTAGAAATAGTATTCAGAATCCTGAAATTTGAGcgatgatttgatttatttgttcAGGGAGGGGAATGCACTGTTTTCATTTGGCAACTTTCTTCCCTCTTTCTTCTATTGGGTTTTGGGGTTGGTCTTGGTTTGATCAGGTCAGGTCTGGTATGGCAGCCGCAGATATGTTGGATGGCTGCAgcgtataaaaattttaatgcggGACTTTTTATTTTCCACAAAATATCAGAGCTGACGgtgtgatattatatattaaaaatttaaatttttttatcatcatattatatgttattatttaaaaaaaataaaataataaaaatttttaatttatattttattattttaaaaaacattataaatattcttaaaattttaaaattttttatttatatattcactATACCATTATCtttatataagaatatattgataatatatattaattatataataaatttattatattatattaatttaatatattttataatatattattttttatttatattatattgtattatataataaatataatatattataacataccAATAATTATAGTAAGCCTGAGCTCATTTATGGGATATTCTGCACAGTTTGGGTGGGATATTTTTGAGTCCATCTGTATTGAGATTAACCCAAATACCAGCAGGGCAAGCATAGTTGGAGTCCGAGATGGTTGGGATACCATTCCAATACTTGCTATTTCTAGTAGTTcagttttgaatgattttgttgtttGGCTTGTTtggaaagtaaaattttttgacTTTAATATGcattattaaaaagtataaatattaatatattattatataattgagtaattttaaattaaaaataaaataatatttaattacaaattaacgtatatttgtgtttattttcattattaatacatataatattatttttaacaaattccaaaattttagtGAAAATAATATTGCTTGCTatgtttgatataatatttaaagtagtgttaaatggcaaaaataaattagggatttatactaaaaaacttttaaagtcGGTATTGGGATGTAACActcaaactcataaaatataaaacaaacccaattaaaaagtaacaataCACATATTTGGTTCGATCTGACCAAAAATAATCTATTTCCaaacctaattaattaataaataaatattcataattacGTAacttttagaaagaaaaatcatagaactcttttattaataattaaaccctaaaaaaaatactcaaacTCAATAAAAGTCTAATTACAccatttaatatttattaactattcTATTGATGTAtctcttattttttagataacttaataaaaaaaaaaaaacaatctatTTATAAGGGAAAGTCcctttaataaacaaataatatggaacaaaattaagataatatcttaacaaATCCTTCTTTGAAtctttaattactttaatagCATTTACAAACTTAATTCGCTTATCAATCTTTTTCACTTCTACTATAAGAATCGAAAAGTCTCAATCTTTAGTTTTTCTAGCAGATGAGTCTACATCAAGCATGTACaaatgattgtttatttttttctctcataaaatTATATCGCCATTTTTGTACACTTTGGAACAATCACTTCCTCTAATGCAtgtaaaaccataaaaaatctaaactcacctaaaataattaaattttaacttaaactcaatACATATCTCACAAGACGAGGAGTCCTAAcatcatcatttaaaatttaaagacaaACACTCTCAGCGCCTTTAATCTATACCTTTTCCTTGTCACCAATTgggatattattaaaattactattcttttttaaatcctCAAAATAGTTTCTATCATTACAAACATGGACAAAAATAGCAAAGTTTAAAACCCAACCTTTTTCACctttcaaacttgtgtttcattaGCATAAGTCGTCAAAATAAGGTCATTATCAACCACAACATTTGTATCATCATTTTTCTCACAATTCATCTTCTTAAAAGCAGTTATATCCTCTCTCAACTACTTGAAACACTCTTGAATATGTCCCTTCTTaccaaaataataacatttttcttgtCTCATAATATTTGACTCTCAATTTAGTTTACTCTCTAAATTCACCATTCATATCTTGAGTCTTCTCTCAATCAGAGTCTTTTATAGCTAGTGCATCTCCAAGTTATGAATTCTCTATTCTTATAAATCTTTCATTCCCATGTAACATGATAGTCACATTATTTGATCTTAAAGTAGACTAACCTACTGACGAAGTCTAAACTAAAGTTTGATAAGAATTAGGCAAAGATGACAACAACAATAagacttttttttcttatctttcgACTCATCAACAGAAATAGCTAAAAATTGAAACTGgtttatcaaatttattcaaGTTATCATGGAGACTTGTATCATATTCCATTTTCAAAGAATACATATCCATCTTCAAACACACTCTATTAGTCAATGATTTTGATGCATAAATGTCTTCAAACGTATCTCATAAACCCTTTGATGAAATCTTAATCAAAAcatgatattttatttctagGGCTAGGGTCAATCTAATGGTAGTAACAACTCTCTTTTGAATTTTACTCTAATTACAATCAATTATTCTTTCAAGCTTTACACTCTCAAATATCTTATCTAACCCTTGTTGTATTAACAAAGCTTAAGACATACTTTGCCATAACATGAAAAGCTTCTCCCTCGCAAACTATGCATTAAAACTCCTCCCTTGAATCAAGCTTTTTCTCAAATCATGTTTACCTCTTTTTAAGTTACAAACCTCACTTTGATAATGCTTGTCAGGAACACAACACCCAAACCATCAAATATAGCGtaaaaccaattaaaaagaaaacacataaatatTTGGTTTGATATAACCCATATTGTTCTACTCctaaaaccaaattaattaataaaataattatttacaacTACCTAATATTTAGATGAGAAACACCACCAAACTCTTTACACTAACATTGAATCCTACGAAAACACTCACACTGAAGAAGCCCATAAGAAGATGAAAATACTGATCTTGTTGACTCTACCTTCAAATGCaaacaagaagatgaaaataataattttatcaagaaatgcattgttaattatttattaaacataattaatgatTTTCTGCTAGCACAGCCAAGCAACAGCTTAATGTGCTGTCTCTCTCacttaattctaattaaattaattattattactaatgGCGAATAATTAGCATATATTCCTGTTTACTCTTGCTGCCAACTTAATTATTGAAgtcaattaattaatacatgCACGTGCATGCATGCAAATGCACGCAATTTTTTAACCCTggagaataatatttttattatcatattaattaaaaatttcgaAATGAAAGCATCCCTTCATGTTTaaagtttgagattttcaaGCATCTTTGAGTGTcagagaaaatattagtttatcaGCGGTGTCGTTGCAGAGAGTGTGAAAGATTTTGGCTTTTACTTGATGCCTTCTGGTTTATGGCTGTCAATGGTCCACAACCTTCGGTAACAAATTCTAATTATTAATACGGttgacaattaaattaaatattatttaatttttaatttaaaattatttaattatataataatatattatggtatcattatatataattatgtaaagCCTTAAAAACAAAATCGGGCGAACTAAACTTGATCATAAAACGGAATTAGTTTATTTCCATTCTTGCAAAAATCTAacaaatgattttgaaatggAGTGTAGTGTggttgaaatatataataatggtGTGCTCATGGGGCTCAAGGTTACGGTAAAGCGTGCAGAGCCGAAATCATGATCACAGTCCTGGTTCAGTGTGTCATGAGCATGGAACTTAGATGAATTTTCTATgggaaaatatttgaatatattaaggGGGTTATTGGGGAGATCAATGATGGtttgttatttgtatattcatttaatgaaaTCTCCAGCTGTAGTGAGCTATCAGATACAGAAAGGTTGACCAACTTAATGGTTTTTAATCTGTCAATGAGTTGGAGCTTGGGAGAGTTTCAAAATGTGCTCTCTTTCTCATCAGTTGCCATCAGAAACTATTTGAGAACTTAGATCTTATAGGTTTAGGCTCTTTGGGATCAGATCATTTGATACAAGCAATATGTGCAATGATAATAAGCCCATTAATTCATCCAAATCTGTTTTTTCTTGGCTATAAATCATTGTTAACATGACTTCTAGCTCTATTAATTTGTGCCAAAACAATCTACCTTTCATATATAATCTGACTTATATTCAATGTTCAAGTAGGAGTAGAAGCATTCACTAGTGTAGAAGGAGTTGTAATGATTAGATATGTCCAAGAGGTTGAGCCATTGGGCCACTGAAAAAAGACATTGTCCTTGGGGTTGTGGTCCACATTTTTCTGGATAGTGCCAGGCCTGTGGACTGAATGAACCATGTTGAAAGTTTTAGAGTCCAAGTTTGTGAGGCGGTTCAACTTGGttggttaaaaaaaagtaattttaaaaataaatatataatatgaaacaTGTAGGTTAGCCTATTCAAGGTTTAAAAAAGCATAATCTATGACTCTGAACCGTTCTTCGAATCTTGCTATGTCGCAGCCTAATACAATTATATGGGgttgaatattcaattagatattttatatttaaattattaattaaaaaatttataaaaaatattaaaattattattaatatcactgtattttttaaaatatattttgataatatgtattaaacctataaatatacattttatatttttttcgtatttgaattttatgactatttttttataaatatatttttcattatttatcattttaaacctctataattttcatatctttttttttctgatcttatatttactaactagattagaaataaaataatatttaatcacataataacatgtGAATATTTATGCGCATTGTTTTGttgtatttaataataaaaatcctataaatcatttttcattttattctttaaaatataatagtaaTCTCACTTGATTCAAATTGGTGACtattggatccggtccacccatgatgggttgacccgatccattagggttataaGGTTAACCCATGATTGGCGATATTACTATATTGCCCTTggcagttatttttaataactgtcACTCCCTCTTTTATTTAAATGGAATGTAACTTCCATTAGGAGGTTAACAGAAGCATAATTACAGTAAAACAGAAATAGCATTAGAATACTCTTCCAAATCAATTCTCTGGAAGGATTCTTACAAAAACGAGAGATAATcagcaaattgtgttgtggacATTTCCAGGAGTGCATCGAATCACcgaatcatcatcaattgtcaaATTCAGGTAAACCGGGTATGCTTTCTGTGAGcctaaaattagtttgatttatgcttacattggtatcagagccacttatatctgtgcaattgtgatgctgatgatataaacatgattaggaagcatgtttaaagattgaattacgtgaacagtaatttatttattaaataatacgTACGGATATTATGCTTATTGATGGATTTGttgcaattttgtgaaattgatgcttagaatcatgttaggatgaatCCTGGAtattagtttcatgattaattaaaaaaaaaattgcacgaAATCACATGAAATTGGACGAAATTCAGACGACTATGCATCACCCAAAAACCGTGACATTCATGCTTTTAATTCGCCAAAATCCGGTGACTTAGTCGCCTGAAATTTGATGCATCTTCATCGTCGTGTCACgagcttcaaaagccctatgaaaTTGTCGCCAGAGGATGGCCGGAAGACGGCCAATTTTGCCGTCAACGAATTAGGGTTCATACTGCGTCGCAGGTCGCAATCGGATTGGGAAAACCCAATTGCCCGACCCGAATAGTCAACGGGTTGGTCAAACCCAATGGTCAATGGTTCAACCCGTTTAGTCAACCGGGTTGATCCAACCCGAATCCTGACCCATGGCAACCCGATCAACCAGGGTCAACGGTCAAACTATTGACCAGTCAACGGTCAGCGCTTTGACCGCGTGTGAGGACATAGTCCCGCGCGTGGAGGCGCGTGAGACCTGATCCCGACGCGTGACGGCGCGTGGAAGCGTTGTGACATTATTTTGGCGAGTGGAAGCGCGTGCATGCTTTTATTAATGCTCAGAAGCTTATATTAGTTTAGATTCAATTCTGTGTGATCTGTTTATGCATAAATTAAACACTTATTggtgttattttgatcatggttttgaattatactttgctaaacatgtgaacatgtgttgtttatattgttatgcatgtataatttattattgtccatttgttggtcatatataTAGGGTGAACAAGTTGACTAAGGACTACTATCTGAACTATAAGAAGAATCCGGAGCATAACTTACACATTCACATTTGGACCATGATTGAAAGAATATTACAATTAAGAGCTGAGGGCATATCCCTTACTCATAATGAAAAGATTTATGGACTATTGATGTCATTGCCTGATAATTGGTTCGATGTAGTCACTAAGATTATCCAAGATGACAAGAAAGTATTGAATTTCTGGGATTGCGTGTATGAGTTACAAAAGGCAGAAGAGCAGAACATTgttatgaatataagaaaaacaacagctctttttattttcccaaatcaacagAGTGCAAGGCATGTTGACTATCGCAAACAGTGcaaaaactttatattagataaagttactccgaggattattgaaaaaacaGAGGAAGTTTATCGTTTCCGGAATTGGTATCAAGTTGAAGATCGGTTGATTGTTAAAATGCcatgttttaacaattataaaccTCGAATCAAAGAAAGTTTAGATTCTAGTTCAAGTCAAGATTAGTCTTAGTCGttgaatttcatgtccatatttgtttatttttgaattatgattatgttaaactctcaatgttgatataatatatatgttttatggattatTTGTGGGAATTCTAAGACTGGTAGAATTAATTTATTCTCATCTGGAATATACATTGACGCGAtttgattaattgttaaaatatgaaacatttgTGTTATAGACGATGATTGAGAACTTGGTAAACTTTCGACTCTATGTCTtatgtgacatattttaatctttaatgcacaattgcgacaataaaatgtgtatatatcttattgttggtgttgtgttgtgtatctctgtagttatatattgaaatgacttcgaaaaacataattgcCAATTTGAATAAGAGAGAAAGATTGAATggagacaattataaaatatggagaatgagaatgcactatatcctagatgaacagGATGCCTTGGAAACTGTTAATCAGGTTATGGATGAGCCTCAACTGGCTGAAGGGCAGAATCCTAATAATGCCCAACATAGGCGTAATATGGACGCTTATAAttcctggaaaaagaaagattcgacTGCCAGAGGAATACTCATcagctcaatgaatgatgatattgcttatcagT from Mangifera indica cultivar Alphonso chromosome 6, CATAS_Mindica_2.1, whole genome shotgun sequence encodes the following:
- the LOC123218760 gene encoding exocyst complex component EXO70A1-like — translated: MEPPESCAEDTGFESAEKIILKWDSTASEEAKEKMIFEGDRCEVDRYLQAVDEIQRSISSTGISDDAETKVNSALQIAMARLEDEFRNILLVNIHALDVESLSADSSSSRFLRTDSEVLTEGQDDQFDQEQDVALKHSESSTSVASSSYRSTSCIREIDLIPVEIIEDLKSIAQRMIAAGYLRECIQVYGSVRKSAVDASFKRLGVEKLSIGDIQRLEWDTVETKIRKWIRAAKVCVRVLFASEKRLCEQIFEGVGTSIDDSCFMETVKGPAIQLFNFAEAISISKRSPEKLFKILDLHDALEELLPDIEVVFYSKSSDSIRVQATEILSRLAEAARGILSEFENAVLREPSRVPVPGGTIHPLTRYVMNYISLISDYKQTLIELIMSKPSTGSRYSGDPTTPDMDFSELEEKTPLALHLIWIIVILQFNLESKSSHYKDTSLPHLFMMNNVHYIVQKIKGSPELREMIGDDYLKKMTGKFRQAATNYQRATWVKILHCLRDEGLHVSGGFSSGVSKSALRERFKTFNAMFEEVHRTQAMWLVPDSQLREELRISISEKLIPAYRSFLGRFRIHIESGKHPENYIKYSVEDLETAVLDFFEGYPVSQHLRRRFQ
- the LOC123218761 gene encoding transmembrane protein 87A-like — translated: MFMQLCNLALLLNLFFYLGVVEASVHEYNGEKFVSKGNAFVVHGGSEGIYSSVSDDSSNEKANNGDAYIRFEKITFRRSKDNANISTGLIQALAFEVEDRETIGGSAYGGQRAVCCTADLAKLGVCKQGEIIHRPSTNDPSWPQLFGVAFNVDEEVATLPSISIQITKTGMYNLYFIHCDLDLKDLVVEGKTIWKNPTGYLPGRMAPLMNFYGFMSLGFVILGIFWFSQYARFWREVFTLQNCITLVITLGMFEMALWYFEYAEFNETGIRPMGITVWAVTFGTVKRTVARLIILMVSMGYGVVRPTLGGLTSKVIMLGVTFFVASEVLELVEHVGAVSDLSGQARLFLFLPVAILDAFFILWIFTSLSATLNKLQARRMMVKLDIYQKFTNALAVTVIVSVGWICYELYFKSNDVYNEHWQNAWIIPAFWQVLSFSLLCVICALWAPSQNSMRYAYTEDSKEDFEKDETNLTLIKPSPMPSKDVRNAPEPRMVQSNNGTLNGDLEEDKTE